Proteins from one Penicillium digitatum chromosome 2, complete sequence genomic window:
- a CDS encoding Major facilitator superfamily domain, general substrate transporter yields the protein MVSFKMVRRKAWTNIDLRPPEEKALVRHLDMFLMTFGCLSQVIKYLDQQNINNAYVSGMKEDLNLIGNELNLFTTYFNVAYCIMLLPSQIILTYVRPSYWLPGLEIAWGALTGLVAVATSAKQVYIIRVFLGLCESSAWPGMMTLFMYWYTPTELAKRMGFYHSCQAVGQMLSGALQAAITNTLDGHSGIAGWRWLFVINAIITVVWGFAGFFMLPDLPNRPNPHAFWFKKVHGKLSLERLARNGRAEPKKMTWAGVKRTFSGWVVYFIAALYTATVLGTYGYVYFGLFLKSLKNPDGSARWTISQVNVIPIGGSAINVVFVWIWALLSDYFETRWTLIVLQAVIGIVPCIIMSIWTTRPASVAVSAAYASYFISYICLGTAPLIFAWLSDLIPQDPEVRSLAVGVAVAGYYAISSWSQVLVWPASQAPLYKYGWQSALALLVLVILMTSILRFVDVRYLLPKREEFRATLEEDVGASKGAGPSVSTDQFEDRHRVDGSSKVSPTATVREI from the exons ATGGTGTCGTTCAAAATGGTTCGTCGCAAGGCGTGGACAAACATCGATCTCCGACCGCCAGAGGAGAAGGCCTTGGTCCGGCATCTTGACATGTTCCTGATGACTTTCGGCTGTCTTTCACAGG TTATCAAATATCTCGATCAACAGAATATCAACAATGCCTACGTGTCGGGAATGAAAGAAGACTTAAACCTGATCGGAAATGAGCTCAATCT ATTCACAACATATTTTAACGTCGCCTACTGCATCATGCTTCTCCCTTCCCAAATCATCCTTACCTACGTACGCCCAAGCTATTGGCTCCCGGGGTTGGAGATTGCATGGGGTGCTCTGACCGGACTGGTCGCGGTGGCGACGAGCGCGAAGCAAGTCTACATCATCCGTGTATTCCTCGGTCTTTGCGAAAGTAGCGCTTGGCCAGGGATGATGACCTTATTCA TGTATTGGTATACCCCAACCGAATTGGCCAAACGAATGGGATTCTACCACTCCTGCCAAGCAGTCGGCCAAATGCTCTCGGGCGCCTTGCAAGCCGCAATCACCAACACTCTCGACGGACACAGCGGAATAGCAGGATGGCGCTGGCTATTCGTGATCAACGCAATCATCACGGTAGTCTGGGGATTCGCGGGGTTTTTCATGCTCCCCGATCTACCGAACCGACCTAACCCGCACGCGTTCTGGTTCAAGAAAGTCCACGGCAAGCTTTCGCTAGAGCGTCTCGCGCGCAACGGCCGCGCCGAGCCAAAGAAGATGACCTGGGCCGGCGTGAAGCGCACGTTTTCAGGATGGGTTGTGTACTTCATTGCGGCTCTGTACACTGCGACGGTTCTTGGCACATACGGATATGTGTATTTCGGGCTGTTCCTGAAGTCACTCAAGAACCCCGACGGCAGCGCGAGATGGACTATCTCGCAGGTCAACGTGATCCCCATTGGAGGATCTGCGATCAACGTCGTGTTTGTTTGGATCTGGGCTCTTTTGTCGGATTACTTTGAGACGCGTTGGACACTCATTGTTCTTCAAGCGGTTATTGGGATTGTTCCGTGTATCATCATGAGCATTTGGACTACACGCCCAGCGTCGGTGGCTGTGTCTGCTGCCTATGCATCATATTTCATCTCGTATATTTGTCTTGGCACAGCGCCGTTGATCTTCGCCTGGCTCTCCGATCTTATCCCGCAGGATCCAGAGGTACGGTCTCTTGCTGTTGGTGTTGCTGTGGCTGGGTACTACGCCATCTCTTCGTGGTCACAGGTTCTCGTCTGGCCGGCAAGTCAAGCACCATTGTATAAATATGGGTGGCAGTCAGCATTGGCCTTGTTAGTGCTAGTGATTCTCATGACGAGCATATTGAGATTTGTGGATGTGCGGTACCTCCTACCCAAGCGCGAGGAATTTCGCGCTACGTTAGAAGAAGATGTCGGGGCCAGTAAAGGGGCTGGTCCTTCAGTGTCTACAGATCAGTTCGAAGATCGGCATCGGGTAGATGGAAGCTCGAAGGTGTCTCCTACGGCAACTGTTCGGGAGATTTAG
- a CDS encoding WD repeat and HMG-box DNA-binding protein 1: protein MDLQSPSVLAQLPRPLHASTGKTRIGDVFSLADAKKRKRYGVAVAVDGEAVNIYNVQTPKLVTSYAVPPQSTFSCRPCSVRRKLSNKSTVRRQTYTAVTKPEHQIKCFVEEIGSSGSSAPVISSSTTTVTDSTSPTTFVGIVPSSTDAEGEMDPFDILAVHEDGRVRRLSSDLKTQRWSIKHSEIAKVCSTHTVQSSFLVEFDDAKKALFKRRQDLALLALGDLTTSGTNEPSILLLVSQPKNTDRVSLKDIIVQMFSVPAHAKPESRLDESQRLLHLQTFHIPDVSGLETTNGNAMQWSFHSGSAGLNLSFEKGFINVDLSQYSPCVTSQFVLDDEEFSSVMRISPQSVIGAQQSLVAVYDTQYHSVQRSIPTGDLFSSAGLAPETPTTFISYFAKLGIAVATKGNTLVAFDLSSLPGAPSSSLKRTRDSLLIDAIGRGIGSSGAQWDIASKKHRSDNMASLRLTSPEKVEKWTQLTKTVEKATKTKNIDLFDNAVLTYFSTSDASTTLPIRGQYVNPEATLFLLSKIFAVETSVTNDTISASPSSQLRVAMWPPTTCDWLIRLGHLSLDNVEIALRRACKPRILQPFPTGSFIQALLDSDPSLKQVNQVLEGPTLISSDELAYALRAFLNQARSHSGTLEETARAITNGDLVSPTQELSKQRGAKTATLKDIFAGLNTSLQKIHSQPVSVVVHSLRSYLSRTELISMIHHLRLSLATGGYTSRFTENPPTPITLDQITPTLSLNVIIDLIAASVDAVGPSGWISAIPAAGDFEDSDSVTTAASREMELIADMKSEVSAALAGVEEATYLKGVLCEYLRFADQVDIPTTTSEDALANMDAEVGPSHLVRYEKLNGADLMVFARPGEGEDGYDVDAGGKMLPLSLKATSNDVSRTKIKKSTGEVKNRTSREIGYLRRKAVGKYSFERLII from the exons ATGGATTTGCAATCTCCATCTGTCCTGGCGCAATTGCCTCGCCCCCTTCATGCTTCTACTGGCAAAACCCGCATCGGCGATGTCTTCAGTCTCGCCGATGCGAAAAAACGCAAGCGCTATGGAGTCGCAGTTGCTGTAGATGGTGAGGCTGTCAACATTTACAAT GTTCAAACACCCAAGCTTGTGACTTCCTATGCCGTTCCACCGCAATCTACTTTCTCTTGCCGCCCATGTTCAGTTCGCCGGAAGTTGTCGAACAAATCAACCGTCCGAAGACAAACTTATACTGCTGTCACTAAGCCAGAACATCAAATCAAGTGCTTTGTGGAGGAGATCGGCAGCAGCGGCTCAAGTGCTCCGGTCATTTCGTCTTCAACTACCACCGTGACCGACTCGACCAGCCCTACAACATTTGTGGGCATCGTGCCCTCTAGTACCGATGCTGAAGGAGAGATGGACCCGTTCGATATTCTGGCAGTCCACGAGGATGGTCGTGTGCGTAGGCTGTCATCGGATCTGAAGACCCAACGATGGAGCATTAAGCACAGTGAGATTGCAAAGGTTTGCTCTACTCACACTGTTCAATCCAGCTTTTTGGTTGAATTCGATGATGCGAAGAAGGCTTTGTTCAAAAGACGACAGGATTTGGCTTTGCTGGCGCTGGGCGATCTGACAACCTCAGGAACCAACGAGCCATCTATCTTACTCCTGGTCTCCCAACCGAAGAACACGGATCGAGTCTCCCTCAAGGACATCATTGTGCAGATGTTCTCAGTTCCCGCGCATGCGAAGCCAGAGTCACGGTTGGACGAAAGTCAGCGCCTACTCCATCTACAAACATTCCACATCCCGGATGTGAGCGGCTTAGAGACCACCAATGGCAATGCTATGCAATGGAGTTTCCATTCTGGCTCGGCAGgcttgaacctttctttcGAGAAGGGTTTCATCAACGTTGATCTCTCTCAATACTCTCCCTGTGTCACGTCACAATTTGTTCTTGATGATGAGGAATTCTCCTCGGTTATGCGCATTTCTCCCCAATCGGTGATTGGAGCACAACAATCTCTTGTGGCCGTATATGATACTCAATACCATTCTGTGCAACGCAGCATTCCGACCGGTGATCTTTTCTCAAGCGCTGGGTTGGCCCCAGAGACTCCCACAACCTTCATCAGCTACTTTGCCAAACTTGGCATTGCTGTCGCAACCAAGGGCAACACTCTTGTTGCTTTCGACTTGAGCTCTCTCCCCGGTGCCCCCAGCTCTTCGCTGAAACGGACTAGAGATAGCCTGCTCATCGATGCTATCGGCAGAGGTATTGGTTCATCCGGTGCACAGTGGGACATCGCATCGAAGAAGCACCGGTCTGACAACATGGCCTCCCTTCGGCTCACATCACCTGAAAAAGTTGAGAAATGGACTCAGCTCACGAAGACGGTGGAGAAGGCGACCAAGACAAAGAACATTGACTTGTTTGATAACGCTGTTCTGACGTACTTCAGCACTTCCGATGCCTCTACAACGCTCCCGATCCGCGGGCAGTATGTTAACCCTGAAGCAACTCTTTTCTTGCTCTCAAAAATCTTTGCAGTGGAGACGTCTGTCACAAATGATACAATTTCGGCATCCCCTTCATCTCAACTCCGTGTTGCCATGTGGCCTCCCACTACTTGCGACTGGCTCATTCGCTTAGGGCATCTGTCACTCGACAATGTTGAAATCGCCCTCCGCCGTGCATGCAAGCCACGCATTTTGCAGCCATTCCCCACCGGATCTTTCATTCAGGCCCTCCTCGATTCAGATCCCTCACTGAAGCAGGTCAACCAAGTGCTTGAAGGTCCCACTCTGATATCATCCGATGAGTTGGCTTACGCGCTTAGGGCCTTTTTGAATCAGGCACGTTCCCATTCTGGAACTCTTGAGGAGACCGCTCGCGCGATTACAAATGGTGATCTTGTCAGTCCTACTCAAGAACTTTCGAAACAGCGCGGGGCCAAAACAGCAACTCTCAAGGATATCTTCGCCGGTTTGAACACCTCCCTTCAAAAGATTCACTCGCAGCCCGTTTCCGTCGTCGTTCATTCCCTCCGCTCCTACCTCTCGCGGACTGAGCTCATTTCTATGATTCACCATCTCCGCCTTTCCCTCGCCACCGGAGGTTACACTTCTCGGTTCACTGAAAACCCCCCAACACCTATTACTCTCGACCAAATTACCCCCACCCTTTCTCTCAATGTTATCATTGATCTCATCGCCGCCTCCGTGGATGCCGTGGGTCCATCCGGTTGGATCTCTGCCATTCCCGCAGCGGGCGACTTTGAGGATTCAGACTCGGTCACTACCGCTGCTAGTCGTGAAATGGAATTGATCGCGGACATGAAGTCCGAAGTCTCGGCCGCGCTTGCAGGAGTCGAAGAGGCAACCTATCTCAAAGGTGTTTTGTGCGAGTACCTCCGCTTTGCGGACCAAGTTGACATTCCCACCACTACCTCGGAGGATGCCCTGGCCAACATGGATGCTGAGGTGGGTCCATCTCACCTGGTCCGCTACGAGAAACTCAATGGCGCCGATTTGATGGTCTTCGCCCGTCCCGGTGAGGGAGAGGATGGCTATGATGTTGACGCTGGTGGCAAGATGCTACCACTATCACTTAAGGCTACTTCCAACGACGTGTCCCGTACCAAGATCAAAAAATCCACGGGCGAGGTCAAGAACCGCACCAGCCGTGAGATTGGTTACTTGCGCCGCAAGGCAGTTGGCAAATACTCATTCGAGAGACTGATTATCTAA
- a CDS encoding putative leucine-rich repeat protein, which yields MRKPRSPAPGSLKSSAPRTYSKSPKFSPKPTSGAARRHPSKDTRSPLRSVSNVSKASTQSEFDGTVQIKTKKDKDIKEDTPEWRRRLVRGEIAGEQRDLFAPMGLESVFKPPTPGAATAQQGSTPFTKQEDHLWDFADTPSRQDGDERNSHDDDLERIVNEDGRESGDRSPERPIIRALWGTNGGMDVYWDQEGFSQAGNTQLRTASGLEDLRNEGITPITFTRNNTVDGNGTAEVIKSALKQVTSKLESLSVEHDSRLDSPASDSFLFYNYSEPHPDGSPRDDSLLDVTSHSLPQDLSMGTVDFNSRRGNRSFPRRFSPSPFPSHRMSPATLANSKVRSSPLFNPLHKTTSPVLPRPSSSNVRPSTAGAEYKLKMPSSGSPLKLFGDHDTFTNNRLLRRMSQFEDNFSDTSEGEEPPSPSEEARRKGENRSFLSSRHGPLQEISPRRNERLGSRNAVHRISQFGGGELDKFDFSDTSPYEHKLVYDAAGGFGSRPSSRKRSSTRQKYLRGPSQQGLYHYSRSASSGFTRKPSAWRQDFFDEAQHGTRSHNKENMAPDVKRVPRAPGMDPTPKRRRTIMRDNSAELFHNASGGSPQKYGDSMSLLQRSLLQHGVQLENSDYLAPPGLSQSRQRPRTPTPSQIRTDGESYIGPHRDFSECNFENNDYSDSFSLDGDVPLVKITGTSDTSRKGSITTQDYLNEATKIMDLIRSKGRGAAGLTSVHESDMESEGDDFSDDDESTREAFSRPPSRDGTDLRKLREAKELNPLILSHLQKYQEQDDPNDREMSLHARQGQDEGQTELGESNSQSIRIRGPRKRKTSGMNDDTAENIAQDLMTINTHMSGFSVTSVPTGSSQSSQVKGMLASDLVAHLIPNEVNGFKYDRLKNQWVRDDVEEPKAPISEPAEEADDPFRDIPDLSVDEIQEMMRVHGLNSPTKSDLQADQERLRARSSLPANASPKKPDVRPHTRDGDLTLGASSVLPKPTRFTSSAPNTGTRATSWGTDKAEPIKTSEQRKSEAQREEPLSSKSPRSPGKQARVATVNLSSPLVSRPSSRGEPDDDQSDPSANHAYRGIVSEEDTVPADQENDSTRSFVPPTGRQTSVGGRPFIRRPISRIDERNEETVDEKSLIRRNDSLRVQETPARTHARHFLMPLQSAGPDTSYSFHLSPLADFTVNQGDKPLKLEMSCVAQRTNPSSLRKVRGAFALATEDLIKHITDVEPYEPYWENVRCLVLRQKRLITLHKLNEFCPRLEELDVSDNDIGQLSGVPSTLRTLKIPRNCLSNLTPWSHMINLQYLDVSGNDIETLDGFASLIHLRELKANDNQICNIDGITSLNGLLSLKLSNNSITAVDFKGSELTRLRDLDLSHNCLASVRNVEWLPSLATLDLSANQISHFDSSAPLISLRALKLSENQLEAFDTRTFPSVSLLYLDQNHLSTVLGLENCHNLEVLSLREQASSKEKGLDHRVNIDLGLVKDVRKVFLSSNKLSPQTVCPSAPLLRLQLLDVAACTLKSLPGDFALSFPNLKVLNLNFNSVDDVEPLVGMNCLARLMIVGNRLSRMRRVCQILSRLGKTGKGTACSLRKLDLRGNPLNVGFYPPAVTGSGNADLKKLKSQEQAVVRHQGTHRDLSDALAEIGNDDQISHRDMGDEPKTDRDIEIDDPYTLPLADPQADLKYLRHLDQATRLRRRVLELLLYAGTSGSLHTLDGLDLRPSLGDDSSDMNKAWDRLEHLGVLRRKALKN from the coding sequence ATGCGCAAACCACGATCGCCTGCCCCGGGTAGTTTGAAATCGAGTGCTCCTAGGACTTACTCCAAAAGTCCCAAGTTCAGCCCGAAGCCTACCTCGGGCGCGGCTCGCAGGCATCCCTCAAAGGATACGCGCTCCCCTCTACGATCGGTGTCAAACGTCTCTAAAGCCTCCACGCAATCTGAGTTCGACGGTACAGTCCAGATCAAAACGAAGAAGGATAAGGACATAAAAGAGGATACACCAGAATGGCGTAGACGACTAGTGCGCGGGGAAATCGCCGGCGAGCAACGAGACCTGTTTGCGCCAATGGGACTTGAAAGCGTGTTCAAGCCGCCCACACCTGGTGCTGCCACAGCGCAACAAGGGTCTACTCCGTTTACGAAGCAGGAAGACCATCTGTGGGATTTCGCCGACACACCTTCGCGACAGGACGGAGACGAGCGTAACAGTCACGACGATGACCTCGAACGCATTGTCAATGAGGATGGAAGGGAAAGTGGCGACCGATCGCCGGAAAGACCTATCATTCGCGCCCTTTGGGGGACTAATGGGGGAATGGACGTGTATTGGGACCAGGAAGGGTTCTCGCAAGCGGGGAATACACAGCTACGGACAGCGAGTGGACTGGAGGATTTGCGTAACGAGGGTATCACACCCATCACCTTTACCCGGAACAATACTGTGGATGGCAATGGGACTGCAGAAGTCATCAAGTCTGCGCTGAAGCAGGTCACCAGCAAGTTGGAAAGCCTGTCTGTCGAACATGATAGTCGCCTGGATTCCCCTGCAAGCGATAGTTTCCTCTTTTACAACTACAGTGAACCTCACCCGGATGGGTCTCCACGAGATGACAGCTTGTTGGACGTGACAAGTCATTCTTTACCTCAAGATCTGTCGATGGGCACAGTGGACTTCAACAGTCGGCGAGGAAACCGCTCCTTCCCTCGCCGATTCTCCCCTTCGCCCTTTCCTTCGCATCGTATGTCCCCCGCAACACTCGCGAACTCCAAAGTCCGAAGTTCCCCCTTGTTCAACCCCCTACATAAGACCACGTCACCCGTTCTACCGCGTCCGTCCTCGTCTAATGTTCGCCCATCCACGGCTGGAGCTGAATATAAGCTCAAAATGCCATCATCAGGAAGTCCATTGAAGCTCTTCGGTGACCATGACACATTCACTAATAACAGACTTCTCCGACGTATGAGCCAATTTGAAGACAACTTCAGCGACACGTCAGAAGGAGAGGAGCCCCCTTCGCCTTCAGAAGAAGCGCGAAGAAAAGGCGAAAACCGCAGCTTCTTAAGCTCAAGACATGGGCCATTGCAGGAGATCTCTCCTAGACGAAATGAACGGCTTGGATCTCGCAATGCTGTACATCGAATCAGCCAATTTGGAGGTGGCGAATTAGACAAGTTTGATTTTTCGGACACCAGCCCTTACGAGCACAAACTAGTCTACGATGCGGCCGGAGGTTTTGGGTCCCGCCCCTCTTCACGCAAGCGATCGTCAACCCGGCAAAAATATCTCCGTGGCCCCTCACAGCAAGGGTTGTATCATTACAGCAGATCTGCAAGCTCGGGATTCACCCGGAAACCATCTGCCTGGCGCCAGGATTTCTTTGATGAAGCGCAGCATGGGACTCGCTCACATAACAAGGAAAACATGGCTCCCGATGTGAAGCGAGTACCCCGGGCCCCCGGCATGGACCCGACGCCCAAACGGCGCCGAACAATCATGAGAGATAATAGCGCTGAGCTCTTTCACAATGCCAGTGGAGGTTCGCCTCAGAAATACGGTGACAGCATGTCACTGTTGCAACGAAGTCTCTTGCAACATGGTGTACAGCTCGAAAATAGCGACTATCTTGCTCCTCCGGGCCTTTCTCAATCGAGACAGCGACCTCGAACACCCACACCGAGCCAAATCCGAACAGACGGGGAAAGCTATATTGGACCACACAGAGATTTCTCCGAATGCAATTTCGAAAACAACGATTATTCTGATTCTTTTTCCCTTGATGGCGATGTTCCACTAGTGAAGATTACTGGGACTAGTGATACCTCACGAAAAGGCTCTATCACCACTCAGGATTATTTAAACGAGGCCACCAAGATCATGGATCTCATCAGATCCAAAGGGCGAGGCGCGGCTGGTTTGACAAGCGTACATGAGTCTGACATGGAAAGTGAGGGCGACGACTTTAGCGACGACGATGAATCCACCCGGGAAGCCTTTTCTCGCCCTCCGAGCCGTGACGGAACGGATCTTCGCAAGTTGAGAGAGGCGAAGGAGTTGAACCCACTGATCTTGAGTCACCTACAAAAATACCAGGAGCAAGATGATCCCAATGACCGCGAAATGTCCCTGCATGCTCGTCAAGGCCAGGACGAGGGCCAAACCGAACTCGGTGAATCAAACTCACAGAGCATCCGAATTCGCGGACCGAGGAAACGAAAGACCAGTGGCATGAATGATGACACGGCGGAAAATATCGCCCAGGACCTAATGACTATCAACACACATATGTCTGGCTTCAGCGTCACCTCCGTACCCACAGGCTCTTCGCAAAGTTCCCAAGTCAAGGGTATGCTGGCTTCTGACCTTGTCGCCCACCTGATTCCAAATGAAGTTAACGGCTTCAAGTATGACCGTTTGAAGAATCAATGGGTGAGAGATGACGTGGAAGAACCAAAGGCGCCAATCTCCGAACCTGCCGAGGAGGCCGATGATCCATTCAGAGATATTCCAGATCTCAGTGTAGACGAGATCCAGGAGATGATGAGGGTCCATGGCCTCAATTCTCCTACAAAGAGCGATCTCCAAGCTGATCAAGAGCGCCTCAGGGCTCGCAGTTCCTTGCCTGCGAACGCATCGCCGAAGAAACCTGATGTTCGACCACACACGAGGGACGGAGATCTAACCCTCGGTGCAAGCTCGGTCCTTCCAAAACCCACCCGTTTCACGTCTAGTGCTCCTAACACTGGGACAAGAGCTACATCATGGGGCACGGACAAGGCCGAACCAATAAAAACCTCGGAGCAACGAAAATCTGAAGCCCAGCGCGAGGAGCCCTTGTCTTCAAAGAGCCCCCGATCCCCTGGAAAACAGGCACGTGTCGCGACAGTGAATCTATCATCACCCCTAGTTTCACGCCCCTCTTCTCGCGGAGAGCCTGATGACGACCAGTCCGACCCGAGCGCGAATCACGCCTACCGTGGGATTGTCTCAGAAGAAGATACTGTCCCAGCAGACCAAGAAAATGACTCAACACGGTCATTTGTCCCCCCCACGGGGCGTCAAACGTCAGTCGGTGGACGGCCATTCATTCGACGTCCCATCTCGAGGATTGACGAGAGGAACGAGGAAACTGTTGATGAAAAAAGCCTTATCCGCCGGAATGATTCTCTTCGTGTTCAAGAAACACCCGCCAGAACCCATGCAAGACATTTTTTGATGCCTCTCCAAAGCGCCGGGCCCGATACGAGCTACAGCTTCCACCTCAGTCCGCTTGCGGACTTCACCGTCAACCAAGGCGACAAACCCCTGAAGCTTGAAATGAGCTGTGTCGCTCAACGCACAAACCCTTCCTCTTTGCGAAAAGTGCGCGGGGCGTTCGCACTGGCAACTGAAGATTTGATCAAGCATATTACTGACGTGGAACCATATGAGCCTTATTGGGAAAACGTGCGCTGCCTTGTCTTGCGCCAGAAGCGATTGATTACGCTACACAAGCTGAACGAATTTTGCCCCCGACTAGAGGAGTTGGACGTTTCTGATAACGATATTGGTCAATTGAGCGGAGTTCCCTCAACCCTGAGAACCCTCAAGATCCCGAGAAACTGCCTTTCTAACCTGACTCCCTGGAGTCACATGATCAATCTGCAGTACTTGGACGTTTCAGGAAATGATATCGAGACGTTAGATGGCTTCGCGAGCTTGATCCATCTTAGGGAATTGAAGGCCAATGATAATCAGATCTGTAACATAGACGGGATTACTAGTCTGAATGGCTTGCTAAGCCTGAAGCTAAGCAACAATTCTATCACTGCAGTGGACTTTAAAGGGTCTGAGTTGACACGTCTTCGTGATCTCGACTTGAGCCACAACTGTCTCGCATCTGTTCGGAATGTCGAATGGCTTCCGTCACTTGCCACGCTCGATCTGAGCGCCAACCAGATCAGCCATTTTGACTCCTCTGCTCCCCTTATCAGTCTCCGTGCTCTGAAACTCTCTGAAAATCAGTTGGAGGCTTTTGATACGCGAACTTTCCCTTCTGTAAGCCTTCTCTACCTCGATCAAAATCATCTTTCTACTGTTCTTGGCCTTGAGAATTGTCACAATCTCGAAGTACTGTCTCTCCGAGAGCAGGCATCATCCAAAGAAAAGGGCCTTGATCACAGGGTGAATATTGATTTGGGACTTGTCAAGGATGTTCGCAAAGTCTTTTTGTCCTCCAACAAGCTTTCCCCCCAAACTGTCTGCCCGTCTGCTCCGCTATTACGCCTTCAACTTCTTGATGTAGCTGCGTGCACACTGAAAAGTCTCCCAGGTGACTTTGCCTTGAGCTTTCCGAATCTGAAGGTCCTCAATCTGAATTTCAACTCGGTGGATGATGTTGAGCCACTAGTTGGAATGAACTGTCTTGCCAGACTGATGATCGTCGGCAACCGTCTCTCAAGGATGAGAAGGGTCTGTCAAATCCTCAGTCGTCTAGGAAAAACCGGAAAAGGAACTGCATGCTCCCTACGCAAGCTTGATCTTCGTGGCAACCCATTGAACGTTGGCTTTTACCCTCCAGCCGTGACTGGGAGTGGTAATGCCGATCTCAAGAAATTGAAGTCTCAAGAACAAGCAGTCGTCCGGCACCAAGGAACTCACCGGGATCTATCTGATGCTCTGGCTGAGATCGGAAATGATGACCAGATCTCTCACCGCGACATGGGTGATGAGCCGAAGACTGACAGAGACATCGAAATCGACGACCCATACACTCTTCCGCTCGCCGATCCGCAAGCGGATCTGAAGTACCTAAGGCACCTCGATCAAGCCACACGGCTCCGCCGAAGAGTGCTAGAGCTCTTACTCTATGCCGGCACGAGTGGTTCTCTCCACACCCTCGACGGACTGGACCTGCGGCCCTCGCTGGGCGATGATTCATCTGACATGAACAAAGCGTGGGATAGATTGGAACATCTTGGTGTTTTGCGTAGGAAGGCGCTCAAAAACTAG